From Geotalea uraniireducens Rf4:
CCCGGCGACACCGTGGCCATCGGCTCTCCAGTCTACCCCACCTTTCTCAAATCGATACAGTGGATGGGGCTGAAGGTGCTGGAGATCCCCTCCTCAGGCTCTGGGATGAACCTGGAAGTCCTCGACTACGCCATCCGGCACAACCCGGTCAGCGCCTGCATCACCATAGCCAACTTCAACAATCCGCTTGGGAGCCTCATGCCGGACGACCGGAAGCGGGAACTGGTAACTCTTCTGGCAAAGCACGACATCCCTCTCATAGAGGACGACGTCTACGGCGATCTGGCATACGGCCCAGTACGGCCCCCCTCGACCAAGGCCTTCGATGAAAAGGGGCTGGTGCTCTACTGCTGCTCGTTCTCCAAGACCCTGGCCCCCGGTTACCGGGTCGGTTGGATCGCCCCCGGCAGGTTCATGGAAAAGGTTGCCCAATTGAAGACACTGTTCAACATTGCCACCGCCTCGCCGACCCAGCTCGCCGTCGCCGAGTTCCTGACCAACGGAGGCTACGATCATCACCTGCGCACACTCCGCCGGGCCTATGCCAGACAAACGGCTCTGGCGCGGGAAGCGGTCAGTCGCTATTTCCCGCCGGGAACACGGGTCAGCCGCCCCGAAGGGGGTTATATCCTGTGGGTGGAAATGTCGGAGGGGTTCGATGCCTTCGGTCTCTACGAGGCGGCCTTGCGGGAGGGGATCGGCATCGCCCCCGGATCGATCTTCACGTTGGGGGACAAATACAAAAACTGTCTCAGGCTTAATGCCGCCTTCTGGTCGGAACGGGTTGAAGAGGCACTGGAAACACTTGGTTGTTTGGCTGAAAAGATCGCGTAATGGGGTGGCTTATGTCCGCGGTTCCGTCCTGGTGATTGTGCTGCGATGCCCTAAATCATGTCCCCGAATTCTCAGTGTACCCAGCGCGATCGAGCATTATCGAGGCCAATTCCCTCCATGACTCAGAATCCACCTTCCGTCTCCCCGGTCCTGAGCGCCCTCTTGATCTCGTCGTTGATGCTCTCCGGCAGACCCTTCATCTCGATATCAAGGAACCCGCGAACGATGGCTGCCGTCGCCTCTTCACCGGTCAGCCCCCGTGCCATGAGGTACTCGATTTCTTCCGGGGCAATCTTCCCGACCGCCGCCTCGTGAGTCATCTCCAGATCCTTTACGCTCCCCTCCAGCTCGGGAATGGCATGGATCTTCCCGCGGTCAGAAAGGATAAGCCCGCGGCACTCCAGGTGCCCCTTGACCCCTTCTGCCTCGCCGATGAAATGGCCCCGCGCCACTATGTTGCCACCCGTGGTGATGGCCTTCGAGACGGCCTCGGCCCTGCACCCCTTCGCCCGCAGGTAGACCCGTGCGCCCACATCGATGTTCGACCCCTCCTGGGCGAGGAGGACGGAATTGAAGCGGACCGTGGCGTTTTCGCCCACGCAGTAGGCAGTCGGGTACGCCTGGAGGGTTTTTACCGGCTTCATGCAGATATAGTTGCTGATGAATACGCCGTTTTCTTCGACGATCGCGGCGGTTCTCGGCCGCACGGCAACCTCCGGCGCCCAGTTGTGGATCATGGTGAAGGTGAGCCGGGCATTTTTCTTCACGTAAAACTCCGAGACGCCGATGTGGAGACCCGACCTCACCCGGGGAGCCACCGTGCACCCGGTGATGATGTGCAGCTCGGCGCCCTCCTCGGCAATGACGATATTGTGGACGTTCTGGGCCAGGCCTTCCCGCGTCATGTAGAGACACGCCTGAAGGGGAACTTCGACCTTTGCGCCGGGAAGAGCCCGGAGAAAATAGCCGTGGTGCGGTTCAAGCTCGGCCCTGGCAGTGTACTTATCCGCATCCACCGCCAGGGCCTTCCACCAGTAATCCTTCAGCCAGTCGTACTTTTCCAGGGCTGCGCCGATATCCATCACCTCAAGCCCGCTCTGGTAGGCGGCAGCAAAAACGACCGAATGGTCCATCTGGAAAAAGGACCCCATCCGGCAGGCCTCACCGGTATCGACTCCCACGCTCAAGGCCCTTTCCCGAACATCATCAGGCAGCTCCCGCAGCCCGGCAACCTTCCCGTGCTCAGCCGCCTCAGCCTGATAGGCGGCAAGGTCGATGTCGGGGCCGAACGGCGCAGGTTTTCCTGCTGCGGCTTCACTCTTCTTTTTCAGATCTATCCGCGACATTGCACACACCCCTCGTACCCCTTCGTTCTGATGTCTTCCAGGAGATCCCGCGGGTTGCCCGAGCAGTAGACGGTGCCGTCGAGCATCACGTAGGCGCGATCGGCGTTCACGTAATCCAGGACATATCCCGAGTGGGTGACGATCAGCCCCGCCCTCCCCCTTTGCGCCGCGGCCTTCTCTTTTTCCAGGAGATCGTTGATCGCCCGGCCGACCAGGTTGATGTTCACCAGATCCACCCCAGAGTCGGGCTCATCGAGCATGATGAACGACGGCTCCTGTCCCATAAGCTGCAAGAGCTCGCTCCGCTTGATTTCGCCCCCGGAAAAACCGAGGTTGATATCCCTATCGAGGAAGTCGGCCAGATTCAGTTGACGCGCCAGACCAAAGAGCTCATCTTCGTCCCTATGGCGTCTTTTCTCCATGCAGATGCGCAGTATCTCCCTGAGCTTGACCCCCCTGACCGCGGGCGGACGCTGGAAGGCCATGCCGATCCCGAGCCGTGCCCGCTCGTCTATGGCGAGCCCGGTGATGTCTTCGCCTCTGAAGAGTATCCGGCCGGATTCCACCCGGTAGTGCTCCACGCCCATGATCGTCTTGAGCAGAGAAGTCTTGCCGCAGCCGTTCGGGCCGAAAAGGACCGCAACAGTCCCCGCCTCGATCCGCAGGTTCACATCCCGCAGGATCCGCTTTTCTCCGATCCTGACCGTCAATCCCGTTACCTCGATCATTCATGCATACCCGTTTCCATCCTCTCGCTACAATCCCCTATCCTAGAAGGGCAGGAAATATGCTTTCATGGCATCCTCCCGGGGCGTTATCTATGCCGCAGCGCGACGTTCACGGCTGGGGTGCAGTCCGCTCCCGGTCAGACACCGTCCCCTCAAAAATCAGCGTCTCCCCCGTGAAGAACCTGCCGCTACCCTGGTGTTCCCAGAAGGTCTCCCTGCCGTCGCTGTAGCGTGCGCCTGAAGCGGATGGCGCGGCAGGCAGGGTCACACGACGCCCATCCGGCAGGGTAACGGTCACCAGGTTCCGGTCGAGGTCATAGGAAGCTGTTGCCGTTTTCCCATCCGCGGAACGATAGGTGGCAGTCGTTATGCGTGCTTCAGTAAGAACCGTCACCGTCAGGTCGAAACCTCGCAGCGGCGGGACCTCCTTTTCCCAGGAGCGGCGGTAGACCAACTTCACGGCTGACGTTCCCGGTTTGAGTGCAAAAACGCGGAAGGTGTACCGCCCGCCGGCACCGATGAGTGAAGAATCAAGCACAAAGGTCGGCTCGGGATCGGGCATCAGCACTATTCGATCGACATCGGCAAGCTCCCACGTATACCCGGTGGTCGGGTTGCCGTCCAGGGTGATAGAGATGGTCTCCCCGACAAGGACAGAAACGCTCCTGCCGCCGTCCTTCTCTGTCAGTTCGAGGGCTTTGGTAATGCAGGGAAACAGAAGTACGAGTAGCAGCGTGCACAGTGACGCAAGGTTCATGTCATCCCTCCCCCATCGACGCTTGGAAACTAAATTATATCTTAAAAATTCAGCAGATAAAGACAGGTAGAAAAGTTTAATCAACTGGTTATAATATCAACAACGGGTAACGTGGACGAGAACGCCGGGAGGTGGCCACCATGACGGATGCAGATGACGAAAAACTGGGCGAGAAGACGTCCCTGTACTGTTCTGTCTGCGAAGAAGAGCGGACCTTCGTATGGGCAGTATGGAGTGGCGTGGAGTATTTTGGCTACCCACCGGAAAATGAATACGGCTGGGAGTGTACCGTCTGTGGCAGTAAGGTTAGCGTGCCCTGACCGCGTGACGGGACGGGATGTCAGCGGAGGGGGGAGACGAGGCGGTGACCTTTGACCGGTTTCTCCAGGAAGCAGCCCTGCTTGAGGAGCTTGTATGGCGCAAGTACCGGCGTCGGTCGGCCCGCCACAGGGTCGAACTCCGCATGAAGGAGCTCGGTCTCGACGGTTTCGATGCCTACCTCGACCTCCTCCGCTCAGACCCGGAGGAGACGTCAGGGCTTGCCGACCTGATGCGGGTCACGGTGAGCCGTTTCTTCCGCGAGCGGGAACAGTGGTCGACCCTTGCCGACAAGGTCATCCCCGCACTCCTTGCAGCGAAAACGGACGCGGATGTCCTCCGGGCCTGGAGCGCCGGCTGTTGCGGCGGGGAGGAGCCATACACGCTGGCGATGGTCTGGCTGGAGAGCATCGCCCCCTTTCATCCGGGGAGCGCAATCGAGATTATTGCCAGTGATATCGACGAGGCGAGCCTTGAGCGCGCCGGCGCCGCGCGTTACTACAGTAGTTCTCTGCGCGAAGTTCCGCCCGATGCTCGTGCGCGTTTCTTTATACGGGAAAAGGGGCTCTGGAGTCTTGCCGGTGAAGTGAAGGGGCTGGTGAGACTCGAACGACGGAACGTGATGAGCGATCCGCTTCCGTTCGGAATGGACCTTGTACTCTGCCGCTACCTGGCATTCACCTACTACCGGGGCGAGCGGCTCCTTGCCGCGACGCTCCGCCTGTGGCAGGCCCTCAGGCCAGGAGGGGTTCTCATGGTGGGCAAGAAAGAGCGTCTTGCCGGGCCGTCGTCAGCTTTCTTCGAACCGTGGCCGGGATGCGATGGTTTTTACCGCAGGAAAGAGGTTCAATCGAACTAAATTGAAAGTAGCATTTAACCCTTCAGTTGCTGGTTTCAGCGATCAGACCTGGATGACAAGCTCGGAGTATGCCGACAGAACCCCGTCCATCGTGACCAGGCGGAGCGGTTCGGAGATGGCTTGCGCGATCAGCATACGGTCGAAGGGATCTTTGTGATGATTGGCAAGCCCGGGGAGAGCAAGGGCGTGTTCGGGGGTTATCGGCAGAGGCTCGAAGCCGCTCGCGCGTATACCGGCCACTAGCTCGGCGGGGTCGGCTTCAAGCTTGCCGAGCCCGATCTTGATGACGGCCTCCCAGAGCGTTGCCGAGCTGATGTAGACGGTTTCAGCCTCTTGGATCATGGTCCGGGCAGCCATAGAAAGTTGGGGGGAGTCATCGAGCCACCAGAGGTAGATATGGGTATCGAGCAGGATTCTCATGCGCCAGCCTCGAAGGCATCGAGAACGTCATCGGGGAGAGGCGAGTCGAAGTCATCGGCAACCCTGATTTTCCCCTTCAGATAGCCGGGCCTGCGGACGGGCCTCTTCGCGCTATAGGGAACGAGCCGCGCCATAGGTTTATTCCCCCTGGCAATGACGACCTCTTCCCCCTCCTGGATCTCGTCAAGGAGACGGGAGAGGTTTGTTTTCGCCTCATGCGTGTTGACGACCGCCATTGTCGCACCTCCATTAGCTTAGTCCAGTTTAGTTTACTGTGACCCGCGCACTTTGTCCACTATTTTGAAAGCCGAATACTCCGTTGAATCAGCTTCTCTCTTTTCCCCAGAATGCGGTCGGCAACAGGAAACGAACCGCTACATCGCCCGGCCCGCCGCCGCGACCGCCGCCGAACTCCACCAGTATTTCCATTAAATCCGAGCCCAAACTGAATCTCCCGAAAAAGTAAGTTTATTCTCTTTCCTCTTCCGTCACTTTGTCCGCTTCGGCGTTACAGCGCTCTACCACTTCCCTGAGCCAGGCAATCTCATCGGGGAGAAACTGCTTTGAGTAGGGGGTGCCCACATTCAGCGCCCAGCGCAGTGGCGGCTGCGTCGTGGCGGCGAGCACATGCCCCGGCACCTCGACGCTGTCCACCTTGGCCTGCGCCCAGGCTTGCACACGCTCTTCGCTGTCGAAGA
This genomic window contains:
- a CDS encoding CheR family methyltransferase, with the protein product MSAEGGDEAVTFDRFLQEAALLEELVWRKYRRRSARHRVELRMKELGLDGFDAYLDLLRSDPEETSGLADLMRVTVSRFFREREQWSTLADKVIPALLAAKTDADVLRAWSAGCCGGEEPYTLAMVWLESIAPFHPGSAIEIIASDIDEASLERAGAARYYSSSLREVPPDARARFFIREKGLWSLAGEVKGLVRLERRNVMSDPLPFGMDLVLCRYLAFTYYRGERLLAATLRLWQALRPGGVLMVGKKERLAGPSSAFFEPWPGCDGFYRRKEVQSN
- a CDS encoding aminotransferase-like domain-containing protein; its protein translation is MLLYEEVADRIGGMIKNGTYRAGERIPSIRALSRQMRVSVNTVMESYARLENLGMIEARPQSGYYVCSNLTDPARRSAVERVGDIAPNPVILGDVALEVMRNIANPALVPLGGGIPNSDLLPVDRLNRMLASESRRFRLQSISYPPHQGHKRLRTQIARRSLNSGCSLAPDDIVITSGCVEAMNLALQAVCRPGDTVAIGSPVYPTFLKSIQWMGLKVLEIPSSGSGMNLEVLDYAIRHNPVSACITIANFNNPLGSLMPDDRKRELVTLLAKHDIPLIEDDVYGDLAYGPVRPPSTKAFDEKGLVLYCCSFSKTLAPGYRVGWIAPGRFMEKVAQLKTLFNIATASPTQLAVAEFLTNGGYDHHLRTLRRAYARQTALAREAVSRYFPPGTRVSRPEGGYILWVEMSEGFDAFGLYEAALREGIGIAPGSIFTLGDKYKNCLRLNAAFWSERVEEALETLGCLAEKIA
- a CDS encoding type II toxin-antitoxin system VapC family toxin, translated to MRILLDTHIYLWWLDDSPQLSMAARTMIQEAETVYISSATLWEAVIKIGLGKLEADPAELVAGIRASGFEPLPITPEHALALPGLANHHKDPFDRMLIAQAISEPLRLVTMDGVLSAYSELVIQV
- a CDS encoding SufB/SufD family protein, translated to MSRIDLKKKSEAAAGKPAPFGPDIDLAAYQAEAAEHGKVAGLRELPDDVRERALSVGVDTGEACRMGSFFQMDHSVVFAAAYQSGLEVMDIGAALEKYDWLKDYWWKALAVDADKYTARAELEPHHGYFLRALPGAKVEVPLQACLYMTREGLAQNVHNIVIAEEGAELHIITGCTVAPRVRSGLHIGVSEFYVKKNARLTFTMIHNWAPEVAVRPRTAAIVEENGVFISNYICMKPVKTLQAYPTAYCVGENATVRFNSVLLAQEGSNIDVGARVYLRAKGCRAEAVSKAITTGGNIVARGHFIGEAEGVKGHLECRGLILSDRGKIHAIPELEGSVKDLEMTHEAAVGKIAPEEIEYLMARGLTGEEATAAIVRGFLDIEMKGLPESINDEIKRALRTGETEGGF
- a CDS encoding protease inhibitor I42 family protein; its protein translation is MNLASLCTLLLVLLFPCITKALELTEKDGGRSVSVLVGETISITLDGNPTTGYTWELADVDRIVLMPDPEPTFVLDSSLIGAGGRYTFRVFALKPGTSAVKLVYRRSWEKEVPPLRGFDLTVTVLTEARITTATYRSADGKTATASYDLDRNLVTVTLPDGRRVTLPAAPSASGARYSDGRETFWEHQGSGRFFTGETLIFEGTVSDRERTAPQP
- a CDS encoding SseB family protein, translating into MTEMDKALETLRQDMNDAKSQSKFYDLFLNSTFFVPTLNEQDAIEAGEGGAEGQVLPLVIESEGNDYLMLFDSEERVQAWAQAKVDSVEVPGHVLAATTQPPLRWALNVGTPYSKQFLPDEIAWLREVVERCNAEADKVTEEERE
- a CDS encoding ABC transporter ATP-binding protein yields the protein MIEVTGLTVRIGEKRILRDVNLRIEAGTVAVLFGPNGCGKTSLLKTIMGVEHYRVESGRILFRGEDITGLAIDERARLGIGMAFQRPPAVRGVKLREILRICMEKRRHRDEDELFGLARQLNLADFLDRDINLGFSGGEIKRSELLQLMGQEPSFIMLDEPDSGVDLVNINLVGRAINDLLEKEKAAAQRGRAGLIVTHSGYVLDYVNADRAYVMLDGTVYCSGNPRDLLEDIRTKGYEGCVQCRG
- a CDS encoding type II toxin-antitoxin system Phd/YefM family antitoxin → MAVVNTHEAKTNLSRLLDEIQEGEEVVIARGNKPMARLVPYSAKRPVRRPGYLKGKIRVADDFDSPLPDDVLDAFEAGA